The Hyphomonas sediminis genome contains a region encoding:
- a CDS encoding anthranilate synthase component II, which yields MILMLNNRDSFVFNLARYFSELGAEISVVDSDRITVSEIAARSPEAIVISPGPCTPLEAGVSLEVIRRLGDKTPILGVCLGHQAIAAAHGWTVERSTSPAHGRSARISHSRAGLFEGVPVDVEVGLYHSLIAAPPAEESVLRIDATSPSGEVMALSHRERPVYGVQFHPESIMTQHGSQMLRNFLTLAKAWSAR from the coding sequence ATGATCCTGATGTTGAATAACCGGGACAGTTTCGTGTTCAATCTGGCGCGGTATTTCTCCGAGCTGGGTGCGGAAATATCCGTGGTCGACAGTGATCGGATCACCGTTTCCGAGATCGCCGCCAGATCACCAGAAGCCATCGTCATTTCGCCCGGCCCCTGCACGCCCCTGGAAGCGGGCGTTTCCCTGGAGGTTATCCGGAGGCTGGGTGACAAGACACCCATCCTCGGGGTTTGCCTGGGGCATCAAGCCATTGCTGCTGCGCATGGGTGGACGGTTGAGCGGTCCACAAGCCCGGCGCATGGGCGGTCTGCCCGTATTTCTCATTCAAGAGCTGGGTTGTTCGAGGGGGTGCCTGTTGATGTGGAAGTTGGCCTGTATCACTCGCTGATCGCCGCGCCGCCCGCTGAGGAGAGCGTGTTGCGCATTGATGCGACGTCGCCGTCTGGCGAGGTGATGGCGCTCTCCCATCGCGAGCGGCCAGTTTATGGCGTGCAGTTTCACCCGGAGTCGATCATGACCCAGCATGGTTCCCAAATGCTGCGGAACTTTCTGACATTGGCAAAAGCCTGGAGCGCGCGATGA